A window of Corallococcus macrosporus DSM 14697 contains these coding sequences:
- a CDS encoding DUF2304 family protein: MSLPFITVVVGFFFVVISQFGSRLAARHSMGWFLASGFVLVAAIRPDWLSPVARLMGISLVSNMVLAGLTMFLFVQMLAHYAESTRVQRQLGQVVSSLAAQTFPDAPAELEEERPRVLVVLPCYNESESLPVLLPRLSALAGATPDWALDFCIVNDGSVDGTASVLRRLAPRNHVTHHTNIGVSGALRTGFLVAQRMGATYVVQCDSDGQHPIESIPALLRAARERGTDLLIGSRFCGAAGGGDVLASTTSLRWMGGRVVSGLLGMFGRRARVADPTSGFRVYSTRAVGTLLRLMPDEYPEPESIALVAVAGLQIGEVAVEMRPRATGTSSLTGLKSFQFMTKVASALLGLRLRSLLRRDAPARAPLAGDAAGIASPVVSLSTRESASLPSAERGRLGG; this comes from the coding sequence ATGTCGCTGCCATTCATTACCGTGGTGGTGGGCTTTTTCTTCGTGGTCATTTCCCAGTTCGGCTCGCGGCTCGCTGCACGACATTCCATGGGTTGGTTTCTCGCCAGTGGCTTCGTCCTGGTGGCGGCCATTCGTCCGGATTGGTTGTCACCCGTGGCTCGGCTGATGGGAATCAGTCTGGTCAGCAACATGGTCCTGGCCGGGCTCACCATGTTCCTGTTCGTGCAGATGTTGGCGCACTACGCGGAGAGCACCCGCGTGCAGCGTCAATTGGGACAGGTCGTTTCGTCCCTCGCCGCGCAGACGTTCCCTGACGCACCGGCCGAGCTCGAGGAGGAGCGCCCCCGCGTGCTGGTGGTCCTTCCTTGCTACAACGAGTCGGAGAGCCTCCCGGTGCTGCTGCCGCGTCTGAGTGCGCTGGCGGGCGCCACGCCGGATTGGGCGCTGGACTTCTGTATCGTCAATGATGGTTCGGTGGACGGGACGGCCAGCGTGCTGCGGCGGCTGGCGCCCCGGAACCACGTGACCCACCACACCAACATCGGTGTGTCTGGCGCGCTGCGGACAGGGTTCCTCGTGGCGCAACGGATGGGCGCCACCTACGTGGTGCAGTGCGACTCCGACGGGCAGCATCCCATCGAGTCCATTCCCGCCCTGCTGCGGGCCGCGCGGGAGCGGGGGACCGACCTGCTCATCGGGTCCCGCTTCTGCGGCGCCGCGGGCGGAGGAGATGTGTTGGCCAGTACGACGTCGCTCCGCTGGATGGGAGGCCGCGTCGTCAGCGGCCTGCTGGGCATGTTCGGCCGCCGGGCGCGCGTGGCGGATCCAACGTCCGGCTTCCGGGTGTACTCCACGCGGGCCGTAGGCACCTTGCTGCGCCTCATGCCGGATGAGTACCCCGAGCCGGAGTCCATCGCGCTCGTCGCGGTCGCGGGACTTCAAATCGGAGAGGTCGCCGTGGAGATGCGCCCCCGCGCGACGGGGACCTCCAGCCTGACGGGGCTCAAGAGCTTCCAGTTCATGACGAAGGTGGCTTCCGCCTTGTTGGGGCTGCGCCTGCGCTCGCTCCTCCGAAGGGATGCGCCCGCGCGCGCGCCGCTGGCGGGAGACGCGGCTGGCATCGCGAGCCCCGTGGTCTCGCTGTCCACCCGCGAATCCGCCTCGCTGCCATCCGCGGAGCGGGGGCGGCTGGGCGGCTAG
- a CDS encoding glycosyltransferase, translated as MSKTRVCLVTDELYPFTPGGIGRVAHNLIMDSQRQGADVEFHVLFPATVPVQKAQVELFFGGRVKAHLCEFREPHQSTADAHGLYPPTEAFRDSRWHGESLELMRYLKAREAEGLRFDVIEFADFRGWAFATLQEKHLGLAFGQTTLSVRLHSSYGTLMHHEPNTLEVENVGRFEIERKSLLDADLVVGHLPCIAEFNRRFYGFDDAWMRKVRVEFPPVVMESPAEQAAAWDVPATERNLVFVTKIQHFKQPDVFVRGAVLLMRTWPEYQGKAILACHAFDSEFLAEVKALIPTDLADRFVFIKPGPDREAHMRAGVVVITSSYESLNLTAYEASIAGSRLVLNSACLAFGDDSPFVDGVHCHKYDGGLDSLVVAMRKALEGPALAPVRWTVDRPYWERHVPEAPAARASRTPLVSVVIINHDQGIFLPIALQGVAASTYPEVEVIVVDDGSTSPFDMQVLRRLERSESEGPGLRVIRSPVHRGFSGARNLGVRAARGAYVVFLESDESLSPDFIQHAVAALESRSVFAGVVPTGGRFHSSEELANRQFKGFMTYLGDCPTYSLVANRVSAPTALLRREVLERHAFNESLTGYADWEFYLRVVQDGHRLLVTNQVHFFSRRGQDITPSASQRRQHFRWLVRLLEGVPTPLHPSTRLFALLAHSSDAMTDPFGALAPQQSAQPETSAALESAQALAEAVRPLRYDVVDVMNAALKRLPLVHPLLKQAVVGRPAPSGNDSASGGDAVVSHAEAPPLRYVLVDRANVLFKRVPVLHRALRSTVRRLT; from the coding sequence ATGAGCAAGACCCGCGTCTGCCTCGTCACCGATGAACTCTACCCCTTCACGCCGGGGGGGATTGGCCGCGTCGCGCACAACCTCATCATGGACTCGCAGCGCCAGGGCGCGGACGTGGAGTTCCACGTCCTGTTCCCGGCCACCGTCCCCGTGCAGAAGGCCCAGGTGGAGCTCTTCTTCGGGGGCCGGGTGAAGGCGCACCTGTGCGAGTTCCGCGAGCCACACCAGAGCACCGCGGATGCCCACGGCCTGTATCCCCCCACCGAGGCCTTCCGGGACTCGCGCTGGCATGGTGAGTCGCTGGAGCTGATGCGCTACCTGAAGGCGCGCGAAGCAGAGGGCCTGCGCTTCGACGTCATCGAGTTCGCGGACTTCCGCGGCTGGGCCTTCGCCACGCTGCAGGAGAAGCACCTGGGCCTGGCGTTCGGGCAGACCACCCTCTCGGTGCGGCTGCACTCGAGCTACGGCACCCTCATGCACCACGAGCCCAACACGCTCGAGGTGGAGAACGTGGGGCGCTTCGAAATCGAGCGCAAGTCGCTGCTCGACGCGGACCTCGTGGTGGGCCATCTGCCCTGCATCGCCGAGTTCAACCGGCGCTTCTACGGCTTCGACGACGCGTGGATGCGCAAGGTCCGGGTGGAGTTCCCTCCCGTGGTCATGGAGTCGCCGGCGGAGCAGGCCGCGGCGTGGGACGTGCCGGCCACCGAGCGCAACCTCGTCTTCGTCACCAAGATCCAACACTTCAAGCAGCCGGACGTCTTCGTGCGGGGCGCGGTGCTGCTCATGCGCACGTGGCCGGAGTACCAGGGCAAGGCCATCCTGGCGTGCCACGCCTTCGACTCGGAGTTCCTCGCCGAGGTGAAGGCGCTCATCCCCACCGACCTGGCGGACCGCTTCGTCTTCATCAAGCCGGGCCCCGACCGCGAAGCCCACATGCGGGCGGGCGTGGTGGTCATCACGTCGAGCTACGAGTCGCTGAACCTCACGGCCTACGAGGCGTCCATCGCTGGCTCGCGGCTGGTGCTCAACTCGGCCTGCCTAGCCTTCGGTGACGACAGCCCCTTCGTGGATGGGGTCCACTGCCACAAGTACGACGGCGGCCTGGACTCCCTGGTGGTGGCCATGCGCAAGGCCCTGGAGGGCCCGGCGCTGGCGCCCGTCCGGTGGACCGTGGACCGCCCCTACTGGGAGCGGCATGTGCCGGAGGCGCCCGCCGCGCGCGCGTCGCGGACGCCGCTGGTCAGCGTGGTCATCATCAACCATGACCAGGGCATCTTCCTGCCCATCGCGCTGCAGGGCGTCGCCGCCTCGACGTATCCGGAGGTGGAGGTCATCGTCGTGGATGACGGGTCCACGAGCCCGTTCGACATGCAGGTCCTGCGGCGCTTGGAGCGCTCCGAGTCGGAGGGGCCGGGGCTGCGTGTCATCCGCTCGCCGGTGCACCGCGGCTTTTCGGGGGCTCGCAACCTGGGCGTCCGCGCCGCGCGGGGCGCGTATGTCGTGTTCCTGGAGTCCGACGAGAGCCTGTCGCCCGATTTCATCCAGCACGCCGTCGCCGCGCTGGAGTCGCGCTCCGTGTTCGCGGGGGTGGTCCCCACGGGGGGGCGGTTTCATTCCAGCGAGGAGCTGGCCAACCGCCAGTTCAAGGGCTTCATGACGTACCTGGGCGACTGCCCGACGTACTCGCTGGTCGCCAACCGGGTCTCCGCGCCCACGGCGTTGCTCCGCCGCGAGGTCCTGGAGCGGCATGCCTTCAACGAGTCCCTGACCGGATACGCCGACTGGGAGTTCTACCTGCGGGTCGTCCAGGACGGGCACCGGCTCCTGGTGACGAACCAGGTCCACTTCTTCTCCCGGCGCGGCCAGGACATCACCCCGTCGGCGTCCCAGCGGCGCCAGCACTTCCGGTGGTTGGTGCGGCTGCTGGAAGGGGTGCCCACGCCGCTGCACCCGTCGACGCGGCTCTTCGCGTTGCTCGCGCACTCGAGCGACGCCATGACGGACCCGTTCGGCGCGCTGGCTCCGCAGCAGTCGGCGCAGCCCGAGACTTCCGCCGCACTGGAGTCCGCCCAGGCGCTGGCCGAAGCCGTGCGTCCCCTGCGCTACGACGTGGTGGACGTGATGAACGCGGCCTTGAAGCGCCTGCCCCTGGTGCATCCGCTGCTCAAGCAGGCGGTGGTTGGACGGCCCGCTCCGTCCGGCAACGACAGCGCCAGCGGTGGCGACGCCGTGGTGAGCCACGCGGAGGCGCCTCCGCTTCGCTATGTGCTGGTGGACCGCGCGAACGTGCTCTTCAAGCGCGTGCCCGTGCTTCACCGGGCGCTCCGGAGCACCGTCAGACGGCTGACCTGA
- a CDS encoding glycosyltransferase, which yields MSRALAHAGHEVHVLTPARVDMKQVESLLPTARVHAVDEREAELKGAFPHAALRHAWSAYQSLLALHARHPFDVIEFPDVEGAGAFAMRGRRTLGHFSGAVLAVRLHDSTHDHLLFNRLATLDMDTAQREHMEDTAIREADLLLASSTATLERTRARLDLKDAGLVIPPPFERPPASGIKSTASGALPRVLYFGSLEYRKGVHLLVEAMQSLFERGLVAEVHLMGEDTRTGPSERSLRAWLEQRIAPAWRERFHFTPPGDAASFGPALANASVCCIPSRWEDLAAVGLEAMASGALVVASNDGGLAELIEDGVSGLLFPSNDAAKLAGVLGQALTTPSLREAVRHAAPARVASSRAPASIVRQFEVAIAEARPKRHPGPTSVTSRDEAPRVSILVPFYNMGRYLPETLRSIRAQTFTDYEIILVDDGSTDAESLAVLESIQAPDLRLIRKANGGLSSARNAALRAARGRYVLPLDPDDLIAPTFLEKAVAVMDSTPGLAYVTSLVSYFVGAPDQPVGGWIPWGTERDALLAENVASTCTALMERRLVEDVGGYDEWLTAYEDWDVFCSLAERGLAGSVIPEPLFHYRLRPDSMTRSMRVNDRYAQLAYLCQKHPTLPLRPERSLRMQLARARKQELHLLTTGAAAPPSMNRIADRVNATLKRFDFAHATLRRAAVWLAGGSDDSRPLRHQVMERFFKHRK from the coding sequence ATGAGCCGGGCCCTCGCCCACGCGGGCCACGAGGTGCACGTCCTCACCCCGGCCCGAGTGGACATGAAGCAGGTGGAGTCCCTGCTTCCCACGGCCCGCGTCCATGCGGTTGACGAGCGCGAAGCGGAATTGAAGGGCGCGTTCCCCCACGCGGCCCTCCGCCACGCGTGGTCGGCCTACCAGAGCCTCCTGGCACTCCACGCGCGCCATCCCTTCGATGTCATCGAGTTCCCCGACGTCGAGGGCGCAGGCGCCTTCGCGATGCGCGGCCGACGCACGCTCGGGCACTTCAGCGGCGCGGTGCTCGCGGTGCGTCTGCACGACTCCACCCACGACCACCTGCTGTTCAATCGCCTGGCCACGCTGGACATGGACACCGCGCAGCGGGAACACATGGAGGACACCGCCATCCGTGAAGCGGACCTGCTGCTGGCATCCTCCACCGCCACCCTGGAGCGCACGCGTGCGCGGTTGGACCTGAAGGACGCGGGCCTCGTGATTCCGCCGCCGTTCGAGCGCCCTCCAGCGTCCGGCATCAAATCAACCGCATCTGGGGCCCTGCCCCGGGTGCTGTACTTCGGGAGCCTGGAGTACCGAAAGGGCGTCCACCTGCTCGTCGAGGCCATGCAGTCCCTCTTCGAACGAGGGCTCGTCGCGGAGGTCCACCTCATGGGAGAGGACACCCGCACCGGCCCGTCCGAGCGCTCCCTTCGGGCCTGGCTGGAACAGCGCATCGCGCCCGCGTGGCGGGAAAGATTCCACTTCACGCCGCCAGGTGATGCAGCGAGCTTCGGCCCGGCGCTCGCCAACGCGTCCGTGTGCTGCATCCCCTCGAGGTGGGAGGACCTCGCTGCCGTCGGTCTGGAAGCCATGGCATCGGGTGCGCTCGTGGTGGCCAGCAACGACGGAGGCCTGGCCGAGCTCATCGAAGACGGCGTCAGCGGCTTGTTGTTCCCCAGCAATGACGCCGCGAAGCTGGCGGGGGTCCTCGGACAGGCCCTGACCACGCCATCGCTTCGTGAAGCCGTTCGTCACGCGGCCCCCGCTCGCGTCGCTTCGTCCCGCGCGCCGGCCAGCATCGTTCGCCAGTTCGAAGTAGCCATCGCGGAGGCCAGGCCCAAGCGGCATCCAGGCCCCACCAGCGTCACGTCCAGGGACGAGGCCCCCCGCGTGTCCATCCTGGTGCCCTTCTACAACATGGGGCGCTACCTGCCGGAGACGCTGCGCTCCATTCGCGCGCAGACCTTCACCGACTACGAAATCATCCTCGTGGACGACGGCTCCACGGACGCGGAGAGCCTCGCGGTGCTGGAGTCAATCCAGGCGCCAGACCTCCGCCTCATCCGCAAGGCGAACGGGGGGCTCAGCTCGGCGAGGAACGCCGCCCTCCGCGCCGCACGAGGCCGATATGTCCTGCCCTTGGATCCGGACGACCTCATCGCCCCCACCTTCCTGGAGAAGGCCGTCGCGGTGATGGACAGCACACCGGGGCTCGCCTACGTCACCTCGCTGGTCTCCTACTTCGTGGGGGCGCCGGACCAACCCGTGGGCGGCTGGATTCCCTGGGGCACCGAGCGAGACGCGCTGCTCGCGGAGAACGTCGCCTCCACCTGCACCGCGCTGATGGAGCGGCGGCTCGTGGAGGACGTCGGCGGCTACGATGAGTGGCTCACGGCGTATGAAGACTGGGATGTCTTCTGCTCCCTGGCCGAACGCGGCCTCGCGGGCTCGGTCATCCCGGAGCCGCTCTTCCACTACCGGCTGCGCCCTGACTCGATGACACGCAGCATGCGCGTCAACGACCGCTACGCGCAGCTCGCGTATCTGTGCCAGAAGCACCCCACGTTGCCCCTCCGCCCGGAGCGCTCGCTCCGCATGCAACTGGCGCGCGCGCGCAAGCAGGAGCTCCATCTGCTCACCACGGGCGCGGCGGCGCCACCGAGCATGAACCGCATCGCGGACAGGGTGAACGCGACCCTGAAACGGTTCGACTTCGCCCATGCCACCTTGCGGCGCGCGGCCGTCTGGCTCGCGGGAGGCTCCGACGACTCACGTCCGCTCCGCCACCAGGTCATGGAGCGCTTCTTCAAGCACCGGAAGTAG
- a CDS encoding class I SAM-dependent methyltransferase translates to MRDDTQLQIAKSPEASAPSQAQADEAESSRYWKATSGYTYREMVRMRQDAGNQGYAQQEALLTTLMKREQRALGRPLEVLEFGCGFGRHASYLASTEGIRYHGYDFSEPMMEPLRQAPPVGLGPVEERLFCGPDALTAVGGRTFDVVFTVSVLIHNPPERLPGLLESLGKLVRPGGLLCLVENQLVPFGVWENAWHQGCWLHPYAELTPAGWDLHHGGGLLATHDVYVLKRNTSQTRRFFQLQSVEQPRDERQALTLESLHVQSLPRLRAWTEHAGEVLRAGDGLQGMRVSELSERLSVELKRSERRQRLLSLSDELVHLRAAPPEAARTPAAPPASRYANDTVAENVVVDAPLDTTWAHVDPRLSRVVHIFHQEWYGIRAASGYAPGHKIGITANRTLTATDHRRIVETCETLGARSIIFQGFSPNALEVMHMLRRVFGSAIRLCCVWHGSTAQFHFDFELETFSRLLTLREQGLLDAVACVKPEMHLMSPLLFQKVLLNLPPRIAREDQRHRAPLTRAAFVPTPNNWWKNFYSNVFVAASLPGMERVFVTSPFTARQELPLRASVINVGHLNRSELFNLIRETDVVLNVTLAECQPMTALEGLAHGVACLTGPLTLGTLDEHPFQRLVQIAGTGSLGQIRSALERVVGLRERSPEEYAQMLEDYTQMLCDQAINHYLEFAQP, encoded by the coding sequence ATGCGGGATGACACCCAACTTCAAATCGCGAAGTCGCCGGAGGCGAGCGCCCCGAGCCAGGCTCAGGCGGACGAGGCGGAGAGCAGCCGCTATTGGAAGGCGACGAGCGGCTATACCTACCGGGAGATGGTCCGCATGCGTCAGGACGCGGGCAACCAGGGATATGCCCAGCAGGAGGCGCTGCTCACGACGTTGATGAAGCGCGAGCAGCGCGCCCTGGGGCGGCCGCTCGAGGTCCTGGAGTTCGGCTGCGGCTTCGGACGCCATGCGTCCTATCTGGCGTCGACCGAGGGCATCCGTTACCACGGCTACGACTTCTCCGAGCCGATGATGGAGCCGCTGCGGCAGGCGCCGCCGGTGGGGCTCGGGCCCGTGGAGGAGCGGCTCTTCTGCGGCCCGGATGCGCTGACGGCGGTGGGCGGCAGGACGTTTGACGTGGTGTTCACCGTGTCCGTCCTCATCCACAACCCGCCGGAGCGTCTGCCGGGCCTGTTGGAATCCCTGGGCAAGCTGGTGCGCCCCGGTGGTCTGTTGTGCCTGGTGGAGAACCAGCTCGTTCCCTTCGGCGTCTGGGAGAACGCGTGGCACCAGGGCTGCTGGCTGCATCCCTACGCGGAGCTGACCCCGGCCGGCTGGGACCTGCATCACGGCGGCGGGCTCCTGGCCACGCATGACGTGTACGTGCTCAAGCGCAACACGTCCCAGACGCGGCGCTTCTTCCAGCTCCAGTCGGTGGAGCAGCCCCGGGACGAGCGCCAGGCGCTGACGCTGGAGTCGCTGCACGTGCAGTCCCTGCCTCGGCTGCGCGCCTGGACGGAGCACGCGGGCGAGGTGCTGCGGGCAGGGGACGGGCTGCAGGGGATGCGCGTGTCCGAGCTGTCGGAGCGCCTGTCGGTCGAGCTGAAGCGTTCGGAGCGGCGGCAGCGCTTGCTGTCCCTGTCGGATGAGCTGGTCCACCTCCGCGCCGCGCCGCCCGAGGCCGCGCGGACGCCCGCCGCGCCGCCCGCTTCGCGCTACGCAAACGACACCGTCGCGGAGAACGTCGTCGTCGACGCGCCCCTGGACACGACGTGGGCCCATGTGGATCCGCGGCTGTCCCGGGTGGTGCACATCTTCCATCAGGAGTGGTACGGCATCCGCGCCGCGTCCGGCTACGCGCCGGGCCACAAGATTGGCATCACCGCGAACCGGACGCTGACGGCGACGGACCACCGGCGCATCGTCGAGACGTGCGAGACGCTGGGCGCGCGCTCCATCATCTTCCAGGGCTTCTCCCCCAACGCCCTGGAGGTGATGCACATGCTTCGCCGCGTGTTCGGCAGCGCCATCCGGCTGTGCTGCGTGTGGCACGGCTCCACGGCCCAGTTCCACTTCGACTTCGAATTGGAGACCTTCAGCCGGCTGCTGACGCTGCGGGAGCAGGGGCTGCTGGACGCCGTCGCGTGCGTCAAGCCGGAGATGCACCTGATGTCGCCGCTGCTCTTCCAGAAGGTCCTGCTCAACCTTCCGCCCCGCATCGCGCGGGAGGACCAGCGTCACCGTGCGCCGCTGACGCGAGCCGCCTTCGTCCCCACGCCCAACAACTGGTGGAAGAACTTCTACTCCAACGTCTTCGTCGCCGCGTCGCTGCCGGGGATGGAGCGCGTCTTCGTCACCAGTCCCTTCACCGCCCGCCAGGAGCTGCCCCTGCGCGCGTCCGTCATCAACGTGGGGCACTTGAACCGCTCCGAGCTGTTCAACCTCATCCGGGAGACGGACGTCGTCCTCAACGTGACGCTCGCCGAGTGCCAGCCGATGACCGCCCTGGAGGGGCTGGCGCACGGTGTGGCGTGCCTGACAGGGCCGCTGACCCTGGGGACACTGGATGAACACCCCTTTCAGCGGTTGGTTCAGATCGCCGGCACCGGCTCGCTCGGACAGATTCGCTCGGCACTGGAGCGGGTGGTCGGGCTCCGGGAGCGTTCGCCGGAGGAGTACGCGCAGATGCTGGAGGACTACACCCAGATGCTCTGCGACCAGGCGATCAACCACTATCTCGAGTTCGCACAGCCATGA